In Pseudomonas hamedanensis, a single window of DNA contains:
- a CDS encoding cob(I)yrinic acid a,c-diamide adenosyltransferase, translating to MGFRLSKIYTRTGDKGETGLGDGRRVPKDHPRIEAIGEVDTLNSQVGVLLAGLLGERAAYPGLNEVIEVLAPCQHRLFDFGGELAMPEYQALNQAEIERLEAAIDGWNEELGPLENFILPGGSTLIAQAHVCRSLARSAERRCQHLNAMEPLAGVGLAYINRLSDLLFVAARVIARRQGVAEILWQPAAKPQNS from the coding sequence ATGGGCTTTCGCTTGTCGAAGATTTACACCCGCACCGGCGACAAAGGCGAAACCGGCCTGGGCGATGGCCGCCGCGTGCCCAAGGATCACCCGCGTATCGAGGCGATTGGCGAGGTCGATACGCTGAACAGTCAGGTCGGCGTACTGTTGGCCGGGTTGCTCGGCGAACGTGCGGCGTATCCCGGGCTCAATGAAGTGATCGAAGTGTTGGCGCCGTGTCAGCATCGCCTGTTCGACTTCGGGGGCGAATTGGCGATGCCTGAATATCAGGCACTCAACCAGGCCGAAATCGAACGGCTGGAAGCAGCGATCGATGGGTGGAATGAAGAACTGGGGCCGCTGGAGAATTTCATTTTGCCGGGCGGTTCAACGCTGATTGCCCAGGCGCATGTGTGTCGCAGCCTGGCAAGGAGCGCCGAGCGACGCTGTCAGCACTTGAATGCGATGGAACCGCTGGCCGGGGTTGGCCTGGCGTATATCAATCGGCTGTCGGATTTGCTGTTTGTCGCGGCGCGGGTGATTGCGCGGCGGCAGGGTGTGGCGGAGATTCTGTGGCAGCCCGCGGCCAAGCCTCAAAATTCGTAG
- a CDS encoding Nudix family hydrolase has protein sequence MKRVHVAAAVIRDDSGKILIARRADTQHQGGLWEFPGGKVEADESVESALARELHEELGIVVGAARPLIKVRHDYPDKQVLLDVWEVSSFSGEPHGAEGQPLAWVTARELVNYEFPAANQPIVAAARLPADYLITPDDLETPALLRGIQKAIAGGIKLIQLRAPNGYDPKYRDLAVDAVGLCAGKAQLMIKGPFEWLGDFPSAGWHITAAQLRKYAAAGRPLPAERWLAASCHNAEELALAEQMGVDFVTLSPVQPTLTHPDAQPLGWEQAAVLIDGFSKPVFLLGGVGPAEREQAWSVGAQGVAGIRAFWPDPVKS, from the coding sequence GTGAAACGTGTCCACGTCGCCGCTGCCGTCATTCGTGACGACAGTGGCAAAATCCTCATTGCCCGCCGTGCCGACACCCAGCACCAGGGTGGTCTGTGGGAGTTCCCCGGTGGCAAGGTCGAGGCCGATGAATCGGTTGAATCGGCACTGGCTCGCGAGCTGCACGAAGAGTTGGGGATCGTCGTCGGCGCAGCCCGCCCGCTGATCAAGGTTCGTCACGATTACCCGGACAAACAGGTCTTGCTGGATGTCTGGGAAGTCTCGTCGTTCAGCGGCGAACCCCACGGCGCGGAAGGCCAGCCACTCGCGTGGGTCACCGCGCGCGAGCTGGTCAACTATGAGTTTCCGGCGGCCAACCAGCCGATCGTTGCGGCAGCGCGTCTGCCTGCCGACTACCTGATTACTCCCGACGATCTCGAAACGCCGGCCCTGCTGCGCGGCATCCAGAAGGCGATTGCCGGCGGAATCAAACTGATCCAGCTCCGCGCGCCAAACGGCTACGATCCGAAATACCGCGATCTGGCGGTCGATGCGGTGGGTCTGTGTGCCGGCAAGGCGCAGTTGATGATCAAAGGGCCGTTCGAGTGGCTCGGCGATTTCCCCTCGGCCGGCTGGCACATCACCGCTGCACAACTGCGTAAATACGCGGCGGCGGGGCGTCCATTGCCGGCCGAGCGCTGGCTGGCGGCGTCCTGCCATAACGCTGAAGAGCTGGCGCTGGCCGAGCAAATGGGGGTGGACTTCGTCACCCTGTCGCCGGTGCAGCCGACGCTGACGCACCCGGACGCGCAGCCATTGGGTTGGGAGCAGGCCGCGGTGTTGATCGACGGTTTCAGCAAACCGGTGTTTCTGCTCGGTGGAGTAGGGCCGGCGGAGCGGGAACAGGCCTGGAGCGTTGGGGCTCAGGGTGTGGCGGGGATTCGGGCGTTCTGGCCTGATCCTGTAAAAAGCTGA
- a CDS encoding glutathione S-transferase family protein produces the protein MSLHLIIGDKLLSSWSLRAALALELTGAPYTEEVIKLGKPDTRERLLEHSPTGKVPLLKTTRGVIADSLAIAEYLAEQFPSESLWPSDIFSRAQARSACAQMHSGFFALRNHMPFHLGHDAALSPMPPEVKVDIERMLVLWAECRAAATEEGPYLFGRLSLADAFFAPIAVRLRTYQVKLPAIDEAYVETLYQWPAFKAWQKAGLEELNR, from the coding sequence ATGTCCCTGCACCTGATCATCGGCGACAAACTCCTTTCCTCCTGGTCCCTGCGCGCGGCTCTGGCGCTGGAACTGACCGGCGCACCGTACACAGAAGAAGTGATCAAGCTCGGCAAGCCCGACACCCGCGAGCGCCTGCTCGAGCATTCGCCGACCGGCAAGGTGCCGCTGCTGAAAACCACTCGCGGCGTCATTGCCGACTCGCTGGCCATTGCTGAATACCTGGCCGAGCAGTTTCCGTCCGAGTCGCTCTGGCCGAGCGACATCTTCTCGCGCGCGCAAGCACGCTCGGCCTGCGCACAGATGCACAGCGGCTTCTTCGCCCTGCGCAACCATATGCCGTTCCATCTTGGCCATGACGCTGCGCTGAGCCCGATGCCGCCGGAGGTGAAGGTCGACATCGAGCGCATGCTCGTGCTGTGGGCCGAATGCCGTGCGGCGGCGACAGAGGAGGGGCCGTACCTGTTCGGCCGCTTGAGTCTGGCCGATGCCTTCTTCGCGCCGATCGCCGTACGCCTGCGCACCTATCAGGTGAAGCTGCCGGCCATCGACGAAGCTTATGTCGAAACCCTTTACCAGTGGCCCGCGTTCAAGGCGTGGCAAAAGGCAGGACTGGAGGAATTGAACCGGTGA